In the Malus domestica chromosome 16, GDT2T_hap1 genome, one interval contains:
- the LOC103403546 gene encoding probable bifunctional TENA-E protein, translating to MDGKPKAGVSMTSTWLRKHRLIYAGATRHPFILSIRDGTVDLSAFKRWLGQDYIFVRAFVPFVASVLIKAWKNSDHESGDIELVLSGVAALNDEIEWFKQEASKWGVELSGVVPEKTTQAYCRFLEDLMSPDVDYAVAMTAFWAIEAVYQESFAHCLEEGSKTPPELQEACQRWGNDGFGQYCSSLRNIADRELEKAASDGGPLVKVSEDMVTKAEVEFQRVLEYEVQFWNMSHGSPGRSAP from the exons ATGGATGGGAAGCCGAAAGCTGGAGTGTCGATGACCAGCACGTGGCTGAGGAAGCACCGTCTGATCTACGCTGGAGCCACCCGACACCCCTTCATCCTCAGCATTCGCGACGGCACCGTCGATCTTTCCGCCTTCAAACGCTGGCTG GGCCAGGACTACATATTTGTGAGAGCATTTGTACCATTTGTGGCGAGTGTGCTGATAAAAGCTTGGAAGAATTCCGATCACGAAAGCGGCGATATCGAATTGGTACTCAGTGGGGTGGCTGCTCTGAACGATGAGATTGAATGGTTCAAGCAAGAGGCTTCCAAGTGGGGTGTTGAGCTATCTGGTGTTGTTCCTGAAAAAACAACCCAGGCTTACTGCAG ATTTCTGGAGGATCTAATGAGCCCGGATGTTGATTACGCTGTGGCCATGACAGCCTTTTGGGCCATCGAAGCTGTATACCAAGAGAGCTTTGCCCATTGCCTGGAAGAAGGGTCCAAAACCCCACCAGAACTGCAAGAGGCTTGCCAAAGGTGGGGCAATGATGGCTTCGGCCAGTACTGCTCCTCTCTCCGAAACATTGCTGACCGAGAGTTGGAGAAGGCCGCCTCAGACGGTGGGCCTTTAGTGAAGGTTTCAGAAGATATGGTCACCAAGGCTGAAGTAGAGTTCCAGCGTGTACTCGAGTATGAGGTTCAGTTTTGGAACATGAGCCATGGGAGTCCTGGACGCTCTGCTCCATGA